The Alphaproteobacteria bacterium genome segment CTGCGCCCGGACATGAACCTGCTAATGACGGTGGCCGTACTCGGCGCCATGGCGATCGGTGAGTGGTTCGAGGCCGCGACCGTCTCCTTTCTATTCGCGTTATCGCTTGCGTTAGAGGGGTGGAGCGTCGGTCGCGCCCGTCAGGCAATCGCGGCGCTCCTTGACCTCGCACCGCGGACGGTGCGCCTCGTGCGTTCGGACGGATCGGAAACCGAGGTTTCGGTGGCGGCGGTAAAGCCCGGTGACCGGTTTATCGTCCCCGGGGGCGCGCGCATCGCGTTGGACGGCCGCATTGTGTCCGGAACCAGCGCCGTCAACCAGGCGCCGATCACGGGCGAAAGCATCCCAGTGGAGAAAGAAGCCGGCAGCGAGGTCTACGCCGGCACTATCAACGGCGATGGCACGCTTACAGTCGAAGCGACGAAGGCCGCGGAAGACACCGCTCTCGCGCGCATCATCCGGATGGTCGAAGAGGCGCATTCCCGGCGCGCACCTACCGAACAATGGGTCGAGCGGTTTGCCCGCATCTACACGCCGGTAGTCATGGTCCTGGCGTTGCTTGTTTTCGTCGTGCCCCCGGTGCTGTTCGATGGGGTTTGGCACGAATGGCTCTACAGGGCCCTCGTTCTTTTGGTCATCGCCTGTCCCTGTGCGTTGGTGATCTCGACGCCAATCTCGATCGTCGCGTCATTGGCTGCCTCAGCCCGTGCCGGCGTATTGGTCAAGGGTGGCGCCTTCGTCGAACTGCCTGCTCATCTCCAAGCGATCGCCATGGACAAGACAGGAACCATCACCCAAGGCAAGCCCGAAGTGGTGCGCCTGATAGCGTTCGGGAATCACACCGAAACTGAGCTCCTTCTTCGCGCCGCGGCGCTCGAGGCGCACTCAACGCACCCACTCGCGCGTGCTGTCCTTCATTGTTTGGAGAGCAAAGGGATTGAACCAGAGCCAGCTACGAACGTGCAGGTCTTGCGGGGCAAGGGCCTGACGGGCATGTTCGAAGGCGAACCCTACTGGCTTGGTTCGCATCGCTATGTCCTGGAACGCGGCCAAGAGACTCCGGAAATTACGCGCGAGACGGAGGCTCTCGAGGCCGACGGCAAGACCGTTATCGTCATCGGCAATTCCCGCCACGTCTGCGGCCTGATCGCCGTCGCCGATACCATTCGACCCGAGGCGCGCGAGGTTGTGAGACAGTTGCACGCCGCCGGTGTCGGACACGTCGTCATGTTGACTGGCGATAACCGCGTTACCGCGGAAGCGATTGCCAGAGAAATTGGCATCGACGAAGTCCATGCGGAGCTCCTCCCTGAGGACAAGTTGATCAAGGTCGAGGAACTCGTCGCACGCTATCGCACCGTGGCCATGGTCGGCGATGGGGTCAACGATGCGCCCGCTCTCGCGCGCGCCAGTCTCGGTATCGCGATGGGTGCGATCGGCTCTGATGCCGCGATTGAGACCGCCGACATAGCCCTAATGACCGACGATATCTCGAAGCTTCCGTGGTTGGTGCGCCACTCCAAACACACACTCGCGGTGATACGCCAAAATATCGCCTTTGCACTCGGCGTGAAGACCGTGTTCTTCGTCCTTACCTTTGTCGGTATGTCCAGTCTCTGGGGGGCGATCGCTGCCGACGTCGTAGCATCTCTTCTTGTCGTGATGAACGGACTGAGGCTGCTGCGGGGCGCAACAGGCGTGCAGCCGGCGGCCGACCCAAGGGTGGCCACGCGATTCTACCCTCGATTGCGCGCACCTCTTGCCTCCACCTCGCTGACAGGGGCATCACGCAACCATGAGCATTGAATCAGATCGCAGAAATTCCGCGTGATCGGCAGCGCTCTGCAAATGCTGAGAGGGTGAACTGCCATGCGGTTTGTAATTTCATTCGGAATCATATTTTCGACTCTAGTCATTGATCTGACTTCGAAATGGCTCATCGAATCGGTCGTCATGAACCCGCCGCGCGTGATCCCGGTACTGCCTTTTTTCAATCTCGTGATCGGTCATAACCGGGGCGTAAGTTTTGGCCTGCTCAATTCAGATAATCCGTCTACCACTTACGCGTTGATCGTCTTCGCACTCCTGATCATCGTCGCCCTCTCGATCGCACTCTGGCGATCAGACAATTTCATACGTGCAGCGGGGTTCGCCGCGATCATCGGCGGCGCTCTTAGCAACGTTGTGGACCGATTCCGCGACGGCGGGGTGACCGACTTCCTGGATTTCTATGTTGGCCAGTACCATTGGCCAGCCTTCAACTTCGCAGATATAGCCATATTCTTCGGGGTGATTTCCCTTTTGATCCCATTTGGGTCATCGACCATTCCCAGGAGGTCGTCTCCGCGCAATGTTATCTGATCTCCTCTTTGGCGTTTCTCTCCTGGCCGCCTCTATCGTCGCCGTGCTCTGCGCGACGAGCGCGCAAAAACGTAAGTTTCAATTCTGGCCGCCTCCGCGCGTAGGGAGTTGGCAACACATAAGCTTCAGATGGCTGTTTCGGCTGTTCGTGTATCCACTCGTTGTTTTGACATTTATTGAGTTCGAAGCCGTGGTCGGGGTGCGGGCGTTGGTTCGGTACAGCGTCGGGGCTTTGGCGTTTATTGTTGGCTTCGGGGTGGCCTTTTTGATCACTCTCCAGATGGGATGGCGCAACGCTTTCGGCGAAAGGCAAGGCTTAAAGACAACCGGCTGGTTCTCTCGTTGTCGCAATCCTGTCTACGTGGCGACCTGGCTGGGACTAATTGGCTGGGCGCTGGTCGCGAACTCGTGGATGGTCGCGGTACTTCTCGCGACATGGGCGTCCCTTTACGCCTTGGCACCGCTCCTAGAAGAGCCATGGTTGGAGCAACGATATGGCGACGAATATCGTACTTATAGGGCGGATGTACCTCGCTTCTTCTGAGCGGTGGGCGACGACTTTCGACGAATTCCGGCCCGGTTTTGCTCAACCACAAAAGGCGTGAAGAGCGACCTATTGCGGCCGCGCACCCAAAGCTCGGAAATTCCGTTTAGGGCGACTGATCGGGCCAGGGCTTCCAATTTCCTAGACTATTTTGGAGGGCCCCAATGTTGACACTGCCTCCCGTACTGCTTCGGGTAACGCAACGCGGTGCTCTAAACAGCTCGGGTCTCTCCTATGAAATACCGGGACAACCCGCAGCATCGTGTTAAACGTCACATTACTTGGTGCATATTTTGCCCCGGCGCCGACTGGTGCCTTTTTAGTCAGGGGCTGGCAATGGCGTGACGAACGTTTTGGCTTCGGCGCGAACCCTCTCGATCGAATTTCGGTGGCCTTCGTATTCGGGATTTGCCGTTACGATCTCGGTGTCATAGGCCGCGGCGAATGCCGCGAGAATGCGCGAAACGGCGGCGCGATCTCCGGATTGATTGGCGGCATCGTATTCCAGCGCCAGCGCCAACAGATGGTTTGGCGCGCCCAACCTCATGGCGGCGATCTGCCGATCGACGTTGGCACGGTCGCCGGCCACCCGGTGGATCAGGCCAAGATGGTAGCGCGCGTCGCGATCCAATGCCGGGAGACCCCCATAGGCTTGAACCGCCATCGGGACGAAGCGAAGCGCCTCGGCGAGGTTGCCCTGTTCGCTGGCCGTCATGATGCGGTTGAACAGACGATCTGCGGCCTGTCGCTGCGTCATCCGCGAAAGGTCGAGCGGTCCGTTCGGCGATGCGCTGGCCGGAGCGTCGAACACGGGCGCGGGTAGCACCGAGAGCAGCGGTGGGGCGGCGTCGCGCTTCGAGTACATCACTCCAACCAATACAGCGACGGCAATCAGACCGGCGAACGTACCCCATGCGGCCCACCGACCGGTTGACCATTTGCCGCCGCGCAATCGGCCGTCTAACGCTGCGCCGCAGGCATAACAGAACCCGGCCTCCGGCATGGTAGCGGTTGCGCAGGACGGGCAAACCCGTCCATTGACCGCTTTGCCGCGGTCGTCGGAATTTCTGCGGTTGCGCCGCGTCACCGGCATGGATCTCCTCAGCAACGGAGCGAAACGATCGCGGCCTGTATCACACGAAGGTTGCTAGTGGACGGGTCCCGCACGCTGTCAAAGAGCTTCGGATATCCTATGGTTATCTGCAAGCTTAACCGGTTGCCAGTGTCGACCGTCGGGGATCGTGAACGAGACCAAGCGCCGGTGCTTCAGCAACGGCCGTCAACCCAGTCGATGACTGACGAAGTTGCGTGGAAGCTGTCCCCGACGCACGCATGTTCACTGCAATACCTGCAAAGGCGCATAAACCAGCATCCGAACCGCAATGCTGGTGGTGCCCCGCTCGGTCCTTATCCCTCATTGAGATAGACCACGACGACGTCAGCCAATTCAGGTTGGATCAGAGTACTGGCGAAAAGACTGGTTCCGGGCACACCTCGTGCCTCCACAGTTCCTACGGTCCACGAGAGTGCAAGAGTACGCAACCCAAAACCCGTTGTTAGACCAATCTAACAACGGAATTTGCTTCCCTCTTTGCCGATCTCAAGCTCTGATCGCTCCTTATCTGAGATTTCGCACAAACTTGTGCGTGCCAAACTCGGACGACACGCTAACGGACACCCCAACCCGGCCCTAATCGAGCATAGACTGGTAAACCCTATTTCTCCGTTTCCGCGCTCATCAACGCCGTAACGACAGCAGCAAGCGTTTCATAGTCGGTGATCCGTTCATCGCGATAGGCGACCCTGCCTTTTCGATCAATCGCGACCGTCGTGTCCAGCGTTTGAACCTGGTAGGAGCGAATCGCCACCCCCTCGCGATCAACCGCCCAGAGGTGTTCTCCCCCGCCAGCTTGTTCACGAAAAGAGGCGAGTTCGGATTCGCTTTCGCCTGGCTCCATATCGATCGCGAGGATCGTCACGCCTTGGCTAGAACTTTCGCGATGGAGGCGCGCAAGCGCCTGGGCTTCGGGAATGCATGAAAGACACCATCCGGCCATGTAGAACATGACGACGATGTTGCCGCGTTGCGCCTCAAGATCGAACACACTTCCGTCACCAAAAGATGCTGTCTGCATTTTGAATAGCGGCGCCGACGCCCGCTGCTCCTCTGGGTTTAAAAGTTTTGCACCGAGTGTGGCTTGTTCGGTCCCATCGACGGTTGATTGGCCTGCACGATCCGTCGAGGGTGTTTGCAAACCGTAAATGATCGCGGCGAGAGCAATTGCGAGACCAATCGCCACAACAGCGCCCCGGCGCGCCCAAGGCGGAAATCTGGGCGAAGTCTTATCGGGCGTCGTAGTCATCGCCCAACCTCCGCTACCCGCAAGACGCGGCGGCGCCATAGCAGTCCGACAATCGTAACGGCGACTACGGCCAAGCTGATCCAGGTTGAAATACCTAGCCAACCGAACACCGGCATGGAAAACCCGGCCCCAGCAGCGACAATAAGGAGGAGCAGTCCGCAGCAGGCGGCAATTGCCGCTAGCGCGATCAGAAACACCGGGAGTTCCCAGTTTCGCTTTCTCAATGAGTCGTTATCCACAGTTTGTCCCTCCTAGCCGGCGCAACACGAAAGTTTGGACACGTCTTTGTCAAAGGTCTGAGCGGCCAGTTTGAGACCTTCGACGGTCGTCAAATACGGAAAGATCGTGCTGGCGAGATCCTTCACGGTCATTTGCTGTGCGATCGCTATCGCAGCGGTTTGAATACTGTCGCCGCCTTCGGGCGCCAGTATGTGGGCGCCAAGCAGCCGGTCATCGTTCCTGTCGGCGACCAGCTTGATCAATCCGCGGGTGTCACGCGCCGCGAG includes the following:
- a CDS encoding heavy metal translocating P-type ATPase, encoding MAHSHTHEVSSEHAHGEAASCGPSEIDPPEISFRDARAFKVRGMDCAEEISVLKGAVGPIVGGTERLAFDVLNGRMTVAHAAEDVDDDAIVKAVGATGMSAVRWEAHADRGKTDHHRRHQVLFAAASGTCILIGLVVHVILAGGFAEAWRLLGSHAGQPMPWPEIAAYLAAAVLGGRFVVIKAWYAARNLRPDMNLLMTVAVLGAMAIGEWFEAATVSFLFALSLALEGWSVGRARQAIAALLDLAPRTVRLVRSDGSETEVSVAAVKPGDRFIVPGGARIALDGRIVSGTSAVNQAPITGESIPVEKEAGSEVYAGTINGDGTLTVEATKAAEDTALARIIRMVEEAHSRRAPTEQWVERFARIYTPVVMVLALLVFVVPPVLFDGVWHEWLYRALVLLVIACPCALVISTPISIVASLAASARAGVLVKGGAFVELPAHLQAIAMDKTGTITQGKPEVVRLIAFGNHTETELLLRAAALEAHSTHPLARAVLHCLESKGIEPEPATNVQVLRGKGLTGMFEGEPYWLGSHRYVLERGQETPEITRETEALEADGKTVIVIGNSRHVCGLIAVADTIRPEAREVVRQLHAAGVGHVVMLTGDNRVTAEAIAREIGIDEVHAELLPEDKLIKVEELVARYRTVAMVGDGVNDAPALARASLGIAMGAIGSDAAIETADIALMTDDISKLPWLVRHSKHTLAVIRQNIAFALGVKTVFFVLTFVGMSSLWGAIAADVVASLLVVMNGLRLLRGATGVQPAADPRVATRFYPRLRAPLASTSLTGASRNHEH
- the lspA gene encoding signal peptidase II, producing MRFVISFGIIFSTLVIDLTSKWLIESVVMNPPRVIPVLPFFNLVIGHNRGVSFGLLNSDNPSTTYALIVFALLIIVALSIALWRSDNFIRAAGFAAIIGGALSNVVDRFRDGGVTDFLDFYVGQYHWPAFNFADIAIFFGVISLLIPFGSSTIPRRSSPRNVI
- a CDS encoding phosphatidylethanolamine N-methyltransferase family protein; the protein is MLSDLLFGVSLLAASIVAVLCATSAQKRKFQFWPPPRVGSWQHISFRWLFRLFVYPLVVLTFIEFEAVVGVRALVRYSVGALAFIVGFGVAFLITLQMGWRNAFGERQGLKTTGWFSRCRNPVYVATWLGLIGWALVANSWMVAVLLATWASLYALAPLLEEPWLEQRYGDEYRTYRADVPRFF
- a CDS encoding zinc ribbon domain-containing protein, whose product is MPVTRRNRRNSDDRGKAVNGRVCPSCATATMPEAGFCYACGAALDGRLRGGKWSTGRWAAWGTFAGLIAVAVLVGVMYSKRDAAPPLLSVLPAPVFDAPASASPNGPLDLSRMTQRQAADRLFNRIMTASEQGNLAEALRFVPMAVQAYGGLPALDRDARYHLGLIHRVAGDRANVDRQIAAMRLGAPNHLLALALEYDAANQSGDRAAVSRILAAFAAAYDTEIVTANPEYEGHRNSIERVRAEAKTFVTPLPAPD
- a CDS encoding TlpA disulfide reductase family protein yields the protein MTTTPDKTSPRFPPWARRGAVVAIGLAIALAAIIYGLQTPSTDRAGQSTVDGTEQATLGAKLLNPEEQRASAPLFKMQTASFGDGSVFDLEAQRGNIVVMFYMAGWCLSCIPEAQALARLHRESSSQGVTILAIDMEPGESESELASFREQAGGGEHLWAVDREGVAIRSYQVQTLDTTVAIDRKGRVAYRDERITDYETLAAVVTALMSAETEK